AAAAGGAAGTAGACTTAGTTATTTTTATGGGACAATCTAACGCTTCTGGTGTAGGAACTGCTAGTCTTGCTCCAAGCGTTAAAAGTTATATGGGAAGTGAATTCCGTGCAATTTCTGACCCAACAACACTTTATGATATCCAAGAGCCTTTTGGTAGAGACGAGAACAAGGAATTTGCTATTAATGATCGAAAATTAAAATCTGGATCTTTAGTATCCGCTTTTGTTAATTCCTATTACACTCAAACAGGTCACAAACTTATTTGTGTTAGCGCTTCTCAAGGAGCTACTTCAATCACTTCTTGGCAACCAGAAGGAAGTAAATTAGAAGATGCAATCAATCGTTTCCAGTCTGCAAAAACCTGGCTTGAGCAAAATGGATACACGATAAACAATAAGTTTGTTGTATGGCTACAAGGCGAAACCGATGGTGGATTAGGTTTAAGCTCTGAAGCTTATACGAATTATCTTAATAAAACAATCGATGCCATGTTAGAGAATGGTGCAGATAATTTTTATATTATACGAATAGGTAATAACAGAGATAATCCATATCTTTATCAACCTATAATCGATGCTCAAACGGAGCTATGTAAATCAAAATCTCGTACTGTTTTAGTTTCAACAAAGTTAAGTATCATGGGAGAATGTGGTCTTATGAAAGATCAGTTTCATTATACTCAACATGGTTATAATATTGTTGGATATGACGCTGGTATGAATGTTGCATATCACATTTTAACTGGAAAAGAACCTACTCTTTATGATTATCAAACCAAGGGTACTTACCAGTCTTATACAAAAAACTAAAAGAACAAAGCATAAATGCTTTTATTTCCTTTCATTTAAAAAGAGGCTCAATCAAATCTTGTAACCTTTATAAGGTTGCGTTATAAGATTTAATTGAGCCTTATTTTTATTTATATATTACTAAGGAATGGTTTATTATTCCGATTGAATTTCTTTCTTTCCAATTTGATTCCGATATTCGTTTGCAGAAATTCCTATAATCTTTTTAAATACTCTTGAAAAATGTGCCATATCCATAAAGCCGACCATTTCAGCAACATCTCCAATTCGTAATGCTGGATCTTTTAACATTTCCTTTGCCTTTTCGATACGAACACTATTTAGTATTTCAGAAAAATTTTTATCTAAATGGCGATTTAATAGTTTACTTAAATGC
The Clostridium sp. Marseille-P299 genome window above contains:
- a CDS encoding sialate O-acetylesterase; translated protein: MKKNRILIFMLVLISSSWLGLAVHANSTFILNKKKVTMEVDSTLKLSTSNVTENDVTWSTSDPLVATVSDGTITAIAKGTATITATYQDQSYTCKVNVLDSNDDSILSLANLPTLPTNMYEVDINSTMENLLSTTKSLMTIGIDKTYIDVNDADYSDGSTPAFAAVTSSTNKDAYITKISSPEKGIIRFHFNTIITNATTVVINYTKQERPAISEKEVDLVIFMGQSNASGVGTASLAPSVKSYMGSEFRAISDPTTLYDIQEPFGRDENKEFAINDRKLKSGSLVSAFVNSYYTQTGHKLICVSASQGATSITSWQPEGSKLEDAINRFQSAKTWLEQNGYTINNKFVVWLQGETDGGLGLSSEAYTNYLNKTIDAMLENGADNFYIIRIGNNRDNPYLYQPIIDAQTELCKSKSRTVLVSTKLSIMGECGLMKDQFHYTQHGYNIVGYDAGMNVAYHILTGKEPTLYDYQTKGTYQSYTKN